From Chryseobacterium gallinarum, one genomic window encodes:
- a CDS encoding DUF2911 domain-containing protein, translating to MKKLLAAVCISVSAFSFAQDYSVPAASPRQRVEQQFSMSKITIDYGRPGVKGRKIFGELVPYGQVWRAGANSSTKITFGQAVNFGGKTVQAGTYGLFIVPTEKEWKVILNKDFQQWGAYTYDPKQDVVDVTVPVSKLADKQEWFEITLNPTDENSGNLVIKWDTAQAEVPLKPSKLDTVIKISDKLKEIKKIESDSTKKS from the coding sequence GTGAAAAAATTATTAGCAGCAGTTTGCATTTCAGTATCGGCATTCAGTTTCGCACAGGATTATTCCGTACCGGCAGCAAGCCCGCGACAAAGAGTAGAGCAGCAGTTTTCAATGTCCAAGATCACGATCGACTACGGAAGACCGGGAGTAAAAGGACGTAAGATTTTCGGAGAGCTGGTTCCTTATGGACAAGTATGGAGAGCAGGGGCGAACTCATCTACGAAGATTACCTTCGGACAAGCCGTTAATTTTGGAGGAAAAACGGTTCAGGCAGGAACCTATGGATTATTCATTGTTCCGACAGAAAAAGAATGGAAAGTTATTCTGAATAAAGACTTTCAGCAATGGGGGGCTTATACCTATGACCCTAAACAAGACGTAGTAGATGTTACTGTACCTGTCAGTAAACTTGCAGACAAGCAGGAATGGTTTGAAATTACCCTGAACCCTACAGATGAAAACTCAGGAAACCTAGTGATCAAATGGGATACGGCTCAGGCGGAAGTTCCGTTAAAGCCATCAAAGTTAGATACCGTAATCAAGATTTCCGACAAGTTAAAAGAAATCAAGAAAATAGAATCAGATTCTACTAAAAAGAGCTAA
- a CDS encoding GNAT family N-acetyltransferase, which translates to MNFSVQPVLENEELQLIPLQQGDFESLYEVASDPEVWEQHPNKDRYKREVFTNFFQGAIESKGAFKIIEKATGDVLGSSRYYNFDEDDNHIFIGYTFYGTKSWGKGINPQVKKLMLEYIFQFVDKVHFHIGKENFRSQIALERLGGKKIAEEEVAYFGEPTRTNFVYEIKKEDWYEKI; encoded by the coding sequence ATGAATTTTTCTGTTCAGCCCGTTTTAGAGAATGAAGAACTTCAATTAATCCCCTTACAGCAAGGGGATTTTGAATCTTTATATGAAGTGGCTTCTGATCCTGAAGTTTGGGAACAACATCCTAATAAAGACCGTTATAAGCGGGAAGTTTTTACAAACTTTTTTCAGGGAGCCATAGAAAGCAAGGGAGCCTTCAAAATTATTGAAAAAGCTACGGGAGATGTTCTGGGAAGCAGCCGTTATTATAATTTTGATGAGGATGACAACCATATTTTTATTGGCTATACTTTCTATGGGACGAAATCCTGGGGAAAAGGGATCAATCCGCAGGTTAAAAAGTTGATGCTGGAATATATCTTTCAGTTTGTAGATAAAGTTCACTTTCATATCGGAAAAGAGAATTTCAGATCACAGATTGCTTTGGAAAGGCTTGGAGGCAAAAAAATAGCGGAAGAAGAAGTGGCATATTTTGGAGAACCCACGAGAACTAATTTCGTGTATGAAATAAAAAAAGAAGATTGGTATGAAAAAATATAA
- a CDS encoding bifunctional transcriptional activator/DNA repair enzyme AdaA, whose translation MELTEEIMYQASYTKDPSFEGVFWMGVKTTGIFCRPTCTARKPKFQNVEFFSNTKDALLKGYRPCKVCKPLENPDVTPLYIKELLHEITADPSLKLKDYDLVKRGWEPATVRRWFLKHHGMTFQAFQRMSKLNTAFKKIQQGESVTGVAFEVGYESLSGFNESFKNIFGVSPKNNTMEKIIDLKRIETILGTMIACADENGICLLEFSDRKALPTELKSISRYYNANIIQGENPHFTTLEKELTEYFEGKRSIFTVPLSPVGTAFQKKVWEILQGIPYGSTRSYQEQADILGSPQSVRAVANANGLNKISIIIPCHRVIGSNGQLTGYGGGIWRKQKLLELEKAILF comes from the coding sequence ATGGAACTTACAGAAGAAATAATGTATCAGGCTTCCTATACAAAAGACCCTTCATTTGAAGGAGTTTTCTGGATGGGAGTGAAAACTACCGGAATTTTCTGCCGGCCGACCTGTACAGCACGTAAACCTAAATTTCAAAATGTAGAATTTTTTTCCAATACGAAAGACGCTCTATTGAAAGGGTATCGCCCCTGTAAAGTCTGCAAACCCCTTGAAAATCCTGACGTTACTCCTTTATATATTAAAGAATTGTTGCATGAAATTACCGCAGATCCTTCATTAAAGCTGAAAGATTATGATCTCGTTAAAAGAGGGTGGGAGCCAGCTACGGTCCGAAGATGGTTTCTGAAACATCACGGGATGACTTTTCAGGCTTTTCAGAGAATGTCTAAGCTGAATACGGCATTTAAAAAGATTCAGCAGGGAGAATCTGTTACAGGGGTAGCTTTTGAGGTGGGATATGAGAGCCTTAGTGGTTTCAATGAAAGTTTTAAAAATATTTTTGGGGTTTCTCCTAAAAATAATACAATGGAAAAAATCATTGATCTTAAAAGAATTGAAACCATACTGGGAACCATGATAGCCTGTGCTGATGAAAACGGAATATGCCTCCTGGAATTTTCTGACAGAAAGGCTCTTCCCACGGAACTTAAAAGTATATCCCGGTATTATAATGCCAATATCATACAGGGAGAGAACCCTCACTTTACCACTCTGGAAAAAGAACTTACCGAATATTTTGAAGGAAAAAGGAGCATTTTTACAGTTCCCCTTTCACCGGTGGGTACTGCATTTCAGAAGAAGGTATGGGAAATTCTGCAGGGTATTCCCTATGGATCAACGAGAAGCTATCAGGAACAGGCAGATATCTTAGGGAGTCCCCAATCTGTACGGGCTGTTGCCAATGCTAACGGCTTAAATAAAATATCCATTATCATTCCCTGCCACAGGGTAATTGGAAGCAATGGTCAGCTAACCGGTTATGGTGGCGGGATATGGAGAAAACAAAAATTATTGGAGCTGGAGAAAGCTATTTTGTTTTGA
- a CDS encoding methylated-DNA--[protein]-cysteine S-methyltransferase codes for MEIIYQKTIHTPLGEMIACAVEQGICLLEFTDRKNIEKQIRSLSKAIKAEIIEQEHPHFEQLEAELKDYFEGKRSTFEVPLYTTGTVFQEQVWQLLREIPMGETRTYKQQSEFLGNPKAIRAVGTANGINKIAILIPCHRVIGSNGELVGYAGGIWRKQKLLELEKAILF; via the coding sequence ATGGAAATTATATATCAGAAAACCATACATACTCCACTGGGAGAGATGATAGCCTGTGCTGTAGAACAGGGTATCTGCCTGCTTGAATTTACAGACCGGAAAAATATTGAAAAGCAGATCCGTTCCTTATCAAAAGCTATAAAAGCAGAAATTATAGAACAGGAACACCCGCATTTTGAGCAGCTGGAAGCCGAACTGAAAGACTATTTTGAAGGAAAACGAAGCACTTTTGAGGTACCATTATATACAACAGGAACCGTGTTCCAGGAACAGGTATGGCAGTTGCTGCGTGAGATTCCGATGGGAGAAACAAGAACTTACAAACAGCAGTCCGAATTCCTGGGAAATCCCAAGGCCATCCGTGCAGTAGGAACAGCTAACGGGATTAACAAGATTGCTATTTTAATTCCGTGCCACCGGGTGATTGGTTCCAATGGTGAACTGGTAGGTTACGCAGGTGGTATCTGGAGAAAACAGAAACTGCTGGAGCTGGAGAAAGCAATTCTTTTTTAA
- a CDS encoding cupin domain-containing protein has product MKKYKIQQSPFIVPARDGKLIEEHWGNSTGNSDISIAHMVAPPEWSEPHQTPEFDEFTYIISGKKQFEIDGEIVVLEKGHSILIEKGARIRYSNPFSEPCEYLAICLPAFSMELVNREEEGVD; this is encoded by the coding sequence ATGAAAAAATATAAAATCCAGCAATCCCCATTTATAGTTCCTGCCAGAGATGGAAAGCTGATTGAGGAACACTGGGGAAATTCTACCGGAAACTCTGATATTTCCATTGCCCATATGGTAGCACCTCCGGAATGGAGCGAGCCACACCAGACTCCGGAATTTGATGAATTTACCTATATTATTTCGGGAAAAAAACAATTTGAAATAGATGGAGAAATTGTAGTATTGGAAAAAGGCCATAGTATCCTCATTGAAAAGGGAGCCAGAATCCGGTACAGTAACCCGTTTTCAGAGCCTTGCGAATATCTTGCCATCTGCCTTCCCGCATTTTCTATGGAGTTGGTGAACAGGGAAGAAGAAGGAGTAGACTGA